The Rhodoferax ferrireducens T118 DNA segment CATCCACCAGCCGGGTGATATTGACCGCATCCGGACTGGTCTGGAACGCTTTGCGATAGCGCTCCTCGCTGTCGCGTAAATCGTCCTGCATGATCTTGCGCTCACGTTCGTCGGCAAAGCGGTCCAGCGCAAAGCTGATGTCAAGCGCCATTTCAAGCAACAGGTTTTGCGCTGCTTCGTCAAAGGCACACGCTTCACCCGCATACAGTGTGAAGGCGCCGATCACCCGGTCTTTCAGGTGCAAGGGCAGCGACGCCGAGGCGCCCCAGCCGAAGCGCTCGCCGCGTTCATGCCAAGCTGCGGTGGCGTCATCGTGCTGGAAGTCCTGGCACCAAAACGGCCGGTCTTCACGAATTGATGTGCCGGTGGGGCCGCGACCCTTGTCGCCGCTCAGATCAACTGAAATTTCTATCCCCTCCAGGTACTCGACACCGCTGCCGAATGAGGCCGCCGGTTTGATCAACTGGTCAGCCTCATCGAGCATGCCGATCCAGGCCATTTTCATGCCGCCAAAATTAACGGCATCCCGGCAAATGATCGGGAACAATTCACTGGCATCGCTGCAGCGGACGATGGCCTGGTTGCATTGGCTCAGGGCCGCATAAAGCTTGGTCAGGCGCTCAATTTTGATTTCAGCCTTCTTGCGCTCGGTGATGTCGCGCGACAGCACAATGAAAGTCGGCGCATCACCTGGCAGGCCGGGCTTGCGTGAAGCGGAGAGCTCGAACCAATGCGCGCCGTCCGGCAGGGCTAGCTGGATCTGCTTGCCGTGCGAGTAGCCGACTGCATTGGCTTCATGCACCGCCGCCAGGCAAATATCTGCCACCGCAACCGGCAACACCCGATGCAGCGTCTTGCCCAGCAGCTCAGAGCGCGGCGAATGGTAGGCCAGATAGCGACCGTCCATGTCCGTTTCAAAGAGTAGATCGGGCAGTGCGTCGAGCGTGCTCTGCAACCGCTGGTTGAGCGCCACGAGTTCTACTGCCTGCGCATTGACGTCGACTTGAAGTTCGTTCGCGCGGACTCTGGCGGCACCCGCCTGCTTCGCACTGTAAGCCAGCAGCACACTGAACAGCGCCGCCAGCGCGACTTTCAGGCTCAGGCCCTGCGGGTCTGCCCAACCCGTCGTGGGCGCCACGCTGAGGGTCCACTTGGCGTTGGGAACTTTCAATTCAAAATCAACGGCGTCAAGCGGGACTTTGGCTGACTGGGCGATGATCTGGCGCTGTTGGCTGGCCGGATCGATGCGCCACAGCACATAGTCATAGCCGCGTGCCACCACCTGCTCGAATTGCGCCGGACCCAAGGCTTGCTGCAGATTTTGTTGCAAGGACTGCGCATGGTCGGCGGCCATGGCCAGCGCACGGGACTGCGCCAGCTGCCGGCGGTGCTGCTCCGAGCGATAGACCAGGCCACCAGCCACCAGGCCCGCGAGCAGGAAGACGACGATGCCAACCAGGGCTGGGCGCATGGGCTTAGCGAGAATTGGCATCACAAACCTTCCCTGTTGAAATGGTTGCATTGCACACACCCGCCAATAACGCACACCTTGGCGCCGTGCTTGCGGTCAAATTGTAGAGGTGAGCGCAGTCAGGTTCGGTCACCTGTGTCGCTCACACGCTCACCATCACGCGCAGCACCTCTTCACCATAAGCCTCCAGCTTTTTCGCGCCAATGCCGCTGATGCCTTGCAGATCATCGAGCGACAGCGGCGCGCGCTCGGCGATGGCCGCCAGCGTGGCATCGTGAAAAATCACATAGGCCGGCAGGTTGTGTTCTTTGGCCACTTCGCCGCGCCAGGCTTTCAGGGCGGTGTAGCGGGTCTGCGCCGCGGCATCCAGCGCGATGGGCGTTTTGCCGACGCTGCCGGCGTGGACCGCGCTGCTGCGTTTGGCCTTGCGCTCGGCCGGGCTCGATACCGAGGCGCGCAACTGCACCGGCACCTCGCCCCTGAGCACGGCGCGTGAGGCATCGGTGAGTTGCAGGGTATTGAAGGCCTGGGCATCGACCGCCACGGCGCCGATGGCAATCAGCTGGCGCAGCACGCCGCGCAGTTGCACTTCGCTCAAGTCCGCGCCAATGCCAAAGGTACTCAGGGTTTCATGGCCGCGCTGCGTCACCTTCTCGGTGCTTTTGCCGCGCAAAATATCCATGATGTGCACCGCGCCATAACTGCCGCCCATCTGCTGCACGCGGTAGATGGTGCTGAGCAGCTTGCGCGCCGCGTCGGTGCCGTCCCACACGGCGGGTGGGTGCAGGCAGTTGTCGCAATTGCCGCAGGCTTTGCTCTCTTCGTCAAAGTAGTGCAGCAGGCGCACACGGCGGCAATCGGTGGCCTCGGCCAGACCCAGCAGCGCATCGAGTTTGCCGCGCAGGCCCTGTTTGAATTCTTCGCCGGCCGGGCTCTCGTCGATCATGCGGCGCTGGTTGACCACGTCTTGCAGGCCGTAGCACATCCAGGCTTGCGCGGCTTGGCCATCGCGCCCGGCGCGGCCGGTTTCCTGGTAATAGCCCTCGATGTTTTTCGGCATGTCCAGGTGCGCGACAAAACGCACATCGGGCTTGTCGATGCCCATGCCGAAGGCGATGGTCGCCACCATCACAATGCCCTCGCTGCGCAGAAACTGGTCCTGGTTCGCTTGGCGCACCTTGGCTTCCAGTCCGGCGTGGTAGGGCAGCGCGGCAATGCCTTCGTCGCACAACAGATTGGCAATGTCTTCCACCCGTTTACGCGACTGACAATAAACGATACCAGCATCGCCCATGTGCTCACTGGTGATGAAACGCAGCAACTGCTGCGTGGCATCTCGCTTCTCGACGATGGTGTAACTGATGTTGGGGCGGTCAAAGCTGCTGATAAACAGGCGCGCGTCCTGCAACTGCAGCCGCTCCACAATGTCGGCGCGGGTCAGTGCGTCGGCCGTGGCCGTCAGCGCGATGCGCGGCACGCTGCCATAACGCTCATGCAACACGGTCAAAGCGCGGTATTCAGGCCGGAAGTCGTGGCCCCACTGGCTCACGCAGTGCGCCTCGTCGATGGCAAACAGGCTCAGTTTGCCGCGCTCGTACAGCGAATCAAGCTGCGCCAGAAAACGCGGTGTCGTGACGCGCTCGGGCGCCGCGTAGAGCAGGGTGATGTCGCCGCGCAGCAACCGTCGCTCCACCTGCGTCGCCTGCTCGCCCGACAAGGTGGAGTTGAGAAACTCGGCTTTGATGCCGGCCTCATGCAACGCACCGACCTGGTCGTGCATCAGCGCGATCAGCGGCGAGATCACGACCGTGATGCCCTGGCCGGCTTGTTCGCGCGCGATCGCCGGAATCTGGTAACACAGCGATTTGCCGCCGCCGGTGGGCATCAGCACCAAGGCGTCGCCGCCCGCCACCACGTGCTCGATGATGGCTTGCTGGGGGCCACGGAACGCGTCGTAGCCAAAGACTTCTTGCAGGATCAGGTGAATGGACAAAATCAAATGCTACTGAATAAATAGCTGCTTACGTATATCGGATGTGGGTTAGAGGCCAATTTGGCATATATTTCTCGGTGAAGCCCGAA contains these protein-coding regions:
- the recQ gene encoding DNA helicase RecQ, which codes for MILSIHLILQEVFGYDAFRGPQQAIIEHVVAGGDALVLMPTGGGKSLCYQIPAIAREQAGQGITVVISPLIALMHDQVGALHEAGIKAEFLNSTLSGEQATQVERRLLRGDITLLYAAPERVTTPRFLAQLDSLYERGKLSLFAIDEAHCVSQWGHDFRPEYRALTVLHERYGSVPRIALTATADALTRADIVERLQLQDARLFISSFDRPNISYTIVEKRDATQQLLRFITSEHMGDAGIVYCQSRKRVEDIANLLCDEGIAALPYHAGLEAKVRQANQDQFLRSEGIVMVATIAFGMGIDKPDVRFVAHLDMPKNIEGYYQETGRAGRDGQAAQAWMCYGLQDVVNQRRMIDESPAGEEFKQGLRGKLDALLGLAEATDCRRVRLLHYFDEESKACGNCDNCLHPPAVWDGTDAARKLLSTIYRVQQMGGSYGAVHIMDILRGKSTEKVTQRGHETLSTFGIGADLSEVQLRGVLRQLIAIGAVAVDAQAFNTLQLTDASRAVLRGEVPVQLRASVSSPAERKAKRSSAVHAGSVGKTPIALDAAAQTRYTALKAWRGEVAKEHNLPAYVIFHDATLAAIAERAPLSLDDLQGISGIGAKKLEAYGEEVLRVMVSV